A stretch of DNA from Rhodococcus sp. NBC_00297:
TGAGCCTGGAGTCCTTCCGCCAGATGGGTGGAAGCGACATCATCATCACGAAGAACATGGTCACGGACGAGGCCGGCGAGGACGTCATGACGTCCTGGACGACACTCGTGGCGAAGACCGGCGGCGGTTCCGATCAGGACGCGCTGGAGATGGCGAAAGGTGTCATGAAACATGACTCGTAAGCAGTTCGACCAGGTCACCGTCGGCGACGACCTTCCCGAGCGCACCTACGAGCTCACCCGCGGTGACCTCGTGAACTACTCGGGCGTCTCCGGCGACCCGAACCCGATCCACTGGAGTGATCCGGTCGCGCGCACGCTCGCCGGACTCTCGGACGTCGTCGCCCACGGCATGCTCACCATGGGACTCGGCGCCGGTTTCGTCACCGACTGGTCGGGTGATCCGGGCGCCATCACCGAGTACAACGTGCGCTTCACCAGCCCCGTGCTGGTCAAGGAGACCGAGCCGGCCAAGGTCGACTTCACGGGTCGCATCAAGTCGGTCGACGCGGACACCCGCAAGGCCGTCGTCGCCATCACCGCGAAATACGAGGGCAAGAAGATCTTCGGTCGCGCCGTCGCGACCGTCCAGCTCGCGTGATCCGGCTCTCCGATCGCCGACTCGAGTCAGCGATTTCGGGGGCGTCCGTGAGTGCAGTACACTGAGATCTCCGGGGTCGTACAGCGCTGTGCGCTGTCCGTCGCCGGTACGACCGGATCTCGATCCGGCCGAAGGGGCGTAGCTCAATTGGTAGAGCAACGGTCTCCAAAACCGTAGGTTGCAGGTTCAAGTCCTGTCGCCCCTGCCACGTTCGAAAGCGGTGCTTCGGACAGTGGTCATGCAGAGCATTCGAGTGCAGACACCCTGCCGACGACCGAGAGGAACGACGTGAGCGATCAGCGCGGCGCGCGCGACAGCAGCTCCGACGGTTCCGAGGATCTCGGTGCGGACGATGCTGTCGTCGCCGACGATGCTGCTGCCGCCCACGATGCCGCCGGGTCGAGCCGGCCCTCCGGCAAGCGCGCAGCCCGCCGGACCCGGTCCGCTGACGATGCTCCGTCGCTGATCAAGGATGGTGCCAAGACCACCGCCGGCAAGTCTGTCGCCACCGCCTCTCGTGTCGAGGGCCGCACCCGCGCCGAAGCGACGCCGAAGATGAACATCTTCAAGCGGCTCCGCAAGTTTCTGCGCGAGGTCGTCGCCGAGCTGCGCAAGGTCATCTGGCCCAACCGCAAGCAGATGGTCACCTACACCGCTGTGGTGTTGGTGTTCGTGACGTTCATGGTGGCCTACATCAGTGGGCTGGACCTGGCGTTCATCAGGGGAGTGCAGTGGCTGTTCGGCTGACGCCGGACACACAGGTCCGCACGACCACCCCGAGTACGACCGGAACGATTACAGGAAGCGAGTGCCTTTCGTGAGCACGCCCCATAACGACGCCACCGAAGTGGCCGCCTACGACGCTCAGGTCGAGGCGACCAAGCAGGGCCTCGAAGCGGAGCAGGCCGCACAGGACCGCGAGACCGACGAGGCCATCGCGGCCGACGTCGCTGCCGCCACCGGTGACACCGACGAGTCGGAGACCGTCGACGCCGATGCGGACGCCGTCGTCGCCGACGACGCTCCCATCGACGCGGAGCCGGTCGACCCCGTCGCCGAGATGAAGGCTGCGCTGCGGCGCGCCCCCGGCGACTGGTACGTCATCCACTCGTACGCCGGATACGAGAACAAGGTGAAGACCAACCTCGAGACCCGCGTCCAGAACCTCGACGTCGGTGACTACATCTTCCAGGTGGAAGTTCCCACCGAGGAGGTCACCGAGATCAAGAACGGCCAGCGCAAGCAGGTCAACCGCAAGGTGCTGCCGGGCTACATCCTGGTGCGCATGGAACTGAACGACGAGTCCTGGGGTGCTGTCCGCAACACTCCCGGTGTCACCGGCTTCGTCGGCGCCACGTCGCGCCCGTCCCCGTTGACCATCAACGAGGTCGTCAAGTTCCTCATGCCGCAGGAGGACAAGAAGAAGGCCACCGCGGGCGCCACCACCGGTGCCGAGGGTGCGGGCGAGACGTCGTCGAAGCCGACCATCGAGGTCGACTTCGAGGTCGGCGAGTCCGTCACCGTCATGGACGGCCCCTTCGCCACGCTTCCCGCCAGCATCAGCGAGGTCAACGCCGAGCAGCAGAAGCTCAAGGTGCTGGTGTCCATCTTCGGCCGCGAGACTCCGGTCGAGCTGGGCTTCACTCAGGTCGCGAAGATCTAGGGCGCTCAGAACCCCCCACAACTTGCAGGCAGTACCGCAAGACATCCGAGAACCACGCAACAACCTAGGAATCACAGATGCCCCCCAAGAAGAAGAAGCTAGCCGGGATCATCAAGCTTCAGATCCAGGCCGGTCAGGCCAACCCGGCACCGCCCGTGGGCCCCGCCCTCGGTCAGCACGGCGTCAACATCATGGAGTTCTGCAAGGCGTACAACGCCGCGACCGAGTCGCAGCGTGGCAACGTCGTGCCGGTGGAGATCTCGGTCTACGAGGACCGGACCTTCGACTTCAAGCTGAAGACCCCGCCTGCCGCCAAGCTGCTGCTCAAGGCAGCCGGCGTCGCCAAGGGTTCGGGCGAGCCGCACAAGACCAAGGTCGCCACGGTGACCATGGACCAGGTGCGCGAGATCGCCAAGACCAAGGCCGAGGATCTGAACGCCAACGACATCGACCAGGCCGCGAAGATCATCGCCGGCACTGCTCGCTCGATGGGTATCACGGTCGAAGGCTGAGCCACCGGCTCACCAGCTCCACAGCATCACGTGGGAGAGCCGGCCAGGCTCGTCAACCACGCTCCGAACAACGAACGGACATCATCATGGCAAAGCGCAGCAAGGCCTACGAGGCCGCAGCAGCGAAGATCGATCAGGACCAGCTCTACTCGCCGCTCTCGGCGGCGAAGCTGGCCAAGGACACCGCGTCGAGCAAGTTCGATCCGACCGTCGAGGTCGCGATGCGCCTCGGCGTCGATCCCCGCAAGGCGGACCAGATGGTGCGCGGCACCGTCAACCTGCCCCACGGCACCGGTAAGACCGCCCGCGTCATCGTCTTCGCCGCAGGCGCGAAGGCCGACGAGGCCGTCGCCGCCGGTGCGGACGAGGTCGGCGCAGAGGACCTGATCGAGCGGATCCAGGGCGGATGGCTGGAGTTCGACGCAGCGATCGCCACCCCTGACCAGATGGCCAAGGTCGGCCGCATCGCCCGCGTTCTCGGACCGCGTGGCCTGATGCCGAACCCGAAGACGGGCACGGTCACCAACGACGTGACCAAGGCCGTCGGCGACATCAAGGGCGGCAAGATCAACTTCCGCGTCGACAAGCAGGCCAACCTGCACTTCGTCATCGGCAAGGCGTCGTTCGACGACGCCAAGCTGGTGGAGAACTACGGCGCAGCCCTGGACGAGATCCTGCGTGCGAAGCCGTCGTCGGCCAAGGGCCGTTACGTCAAGAAGATCACGGTCTCGACCACCACCGGACCGGGCATCCCGGTGGACCCGAACCGTACTCGGAACCTCCTCGAGGACGACGCGACCGCCTGAGTCACTCGCAGCACCGAAGAAGGCCGGCACCCCGTGAGGGTGCCGGCCTTCGTCGCGTTCTCAGGCCTTGGCGACGTTCGTGAGAATCGTGTCGACCACGCGGTCCACCAGGGCGTTCGGGATGTCGTGCGCCATGCCGTCGACGAGCACCAGCTCGGATCCGACCACGTGGCGCGCGATGGCCTTCCCGCCGGCGGGACGCACGAGGGGATCCGCCGTGCCGTGGATGACGACCGTCGGCGCCGTGATCCGCTTCGTGTACTTCGCGAGGCTCCCGGTTCCGGTGATCGCCGCGAGCTGGCGGACGATGCCGGCCGGGTAGTAGCCGCGGTCGTACGCCTCGGTCGCGTCGGCGACACGTTCGTCCCGCGTGGTGGGGAACTGCTTGCTGCCGATCGTCTGGAACGTCGTCGCCTGGTGTTCGATGATCTGCTCGCGCGTCGCGTTCTTGGGCGGCGGCTTGAGCAGCGGCGCGAGCGCGCGGACGTCCGGCGGCGGCAGGAACGCCTCGTTGGTGCTGGAGAAGAGGATGGAGACCGAGCGGATGCGCTCCGGGTGCGACCCCGCGACCACCTGCGTGATCATGCCGCCCATCGAGGCGCCGACGATGTGGGCCGACTCGATGCCCAGGTGGTCGAGCAGACCGACGGTGTCCTCGGCCATGTCCACCACCGTGTACGGAACCGAGCTCGACTGCCCGAGTTCGTGGCGGACCAGTCGCAGCAGGATGTTCCCCGTGACGCGCTGCCCGTCGAGCTTGCCCGAGAGTCCGATGTCTCGGTTGTCGAAGCGGATCACGCGATAGCCGGCGTTGATCAGCTTGCGGCAGAACGGCATCGACCACGTGAGCAGCTGGCAGCCCAGTCCCATGACGAGCAGGATCGGCGGGTTCTCGATGTCGCCCATGTCCTCGTAGGCGATGTCGACCGCGCCGACCGAGGCGGTGCCGGTACGGACCTCGACCTCGACCTCGACCTCGGTCTCGGAACGGCCGGTCTCGGGTGTGCCTGTCATACGTGGATCTCCTTACCAGCCGGGCTCACCGAGCAGCGGCAACGTGATGAAACTGGGGTCCGTCGGGTCGAGGTCGACGTCCTGCGCTCGCCATCGGGTGCGGAGGCGATCGGGCAGGATCGGCACGAATCGAGGCGCGTCGGCCGCGAAGATGTCGAGTCGCAGGCGGTGTCCGGGGTGCAGGACCGCCTCGGTCGAGAGTAGTTCGATGTCGAGGACGATCGGTTCGCCGGGGACCACGGGGAGCAGTGACTCGCGCGTGAGCGGGTGGTGGGCCACCAGGTAGTCACCCGACTCGGTGCGGATGCTCTCCTCGTCGTCGATCGCGCGGCGCGACGCCAGCAGCGCACCGTTGGTGAGCACGGTGGGAGTGCCGTCTGGAGCGACGTCGCACAGCATCACGGCCCACATCGACTCGCGGGCGCGCGCGACGGTGCGGACGTGGACGTTGGCGGGGCCCGAGTAGACGACGGTGGTCATGACGGGAGGCGTCGTGAACGTGAGCGCGTCACCCTCCGCGAAGCGGTTGTCGTAGGTGAAGCCGCCGCCGAGAACGGCCGGAACACCGGCCAGCACCTGCGTGGTGTCGCGGGAGACGACGGTGCGGAACCCGGGCTTCACCGTCAGACGGGCCGTGTCGGTCGGCGCCTCGAAGTGCAGGGACCCGTCGTGCCGACTGTGCGACGCGGTACCGGACGAGTCGGCGCTCAGGTAGAGGCGCCGAGCCACGGCGGCGGGCGCGGGGAACCGGCCGTGCGCTTCCCACCCGCCGCCCTGCTGACGCAGCGTGACCGGTCCGTAGCGGTCGATACCGTTGTCGATGCCGCGCAGCCACTTGTCGAACCAGGCGCGTTCGAGCACGTCGAGTCGCGGCGGGAACCCGGGTTCACCGAAGCCGATCCCGGGGTTGCCGTGGTACCCGTCGCCCACCAGAAGTTGCTTGCGCCCGCGTTCGACGGTGAGTCGGTTGTACATGTCGGGTGCCGCGCCGCCGAAGATGTCGTGCCAGCAGCCGTAGAGGAACGTGGGGACCGCGATGTCCTCGATGGTGGGATCGATGGTGTCGAAGGACGGGTCGTCGTAGATGCGTGGGTCCGAACCGGTGAGGAACCCGTTCACCAGATTGCTGATGTTCGTGGCGGGGGACCGTATGCGATCCGCGAGCCAGCCGACTCCGCCGCGTCGCAGGATCTGTACTGCCGGAACCCATTTGAGGGTGTTCACGGCGGTGAGCCACAGGGGGATGAAGAGCGACGGTGCGCCGCCGGTGGCGAAGATCTCGCGGACGATGTCCTCGGATCCCTCGACGGCGAACACGGCGTCCGGTCCCGCGCTGCCCGCGGCGGCGGCCTGCAGGGAGTTGATGGCGGAGTAGGAGATGCCGGCCATGCCGACGCGCCCGTCGCACCACGGCGACGCCCGGATCCACTCGAGGATCTCCAGGGTGTCGAGTTGTTCACGCGGGCCGAGGGTGTCCCACACGCCGGACGAGGAACCGGTGCCGCGCGCGTCGATGATGACCTGCACGTAGCCGCTACGGACGAGATGGCGGTTCACGGTGAGCAGATCCGCCGCACCGCCCGCGACGACGCGGGTGATCTCGGAGATGCCGTCGAACGGGGTTCCCGAGAGGTCGACGGAGCGGGACACGCGCCGCAGCGCCGGCCCCAGCACGGGTGCGGCGAGGAGTGCGTCGATCGAGTCGAGCAGGACCGAGTTGTACGGGGTGATGTTGAGGACGACGGGGAAGCGGGAGGAGACGGATCGTCCACTCGCGTCGGCGGGGGACACGACGATGGCGCGGAGGACGGCTCCGTCCGTCATCGTGACGGCGGCGCCGCGGTCGATGTGCACACGGGGGAACTCGGGAGTGGACTCCACGAGTTCTGCCCATGCTCGGCCGTCGGCGCCGCCGGTGGGATCACGGTGGAAGGGCGAGACGACATGCTCGGGTTGCACCAGTGCATGGGCCGATGTCGTCGTCATGAACGTCGAGTCAACCTCATTGCTGTGACACGCGGTACACAACACGCCATTCCCGGCCCTTCGACAACGACGAGGGCACGTCGTCGTTCGATGTCACCAGGTGAGTGCGCTGCTACTTGCCGCCCTCGGGGGTTCCCTCGCTGTCGCTGAAGAAGGCCCACTCGCCGTCGTGCTCCACTTCGAGACGCCAGCCGAGCTCGGCGTCGTCGGACTTGCTCTCCTTGAACCAGGTGTGGGCGTCGGTGGAGTTGGGGATCTCCTTGGTGGCGACGACGGATCCGGTGGGGTCGAGTACGCGATAATTGGCCATGAGCACCGTGTTCCCTCGGGAGAGCACCTCTCAAACCGAGGGGGCTCCGCCCCCGTGCGCCCTTTGCGTACGCGGGGATGCGCTTAAGGCGCACAGGGGCGTAGCCCTTTTGGTGTCTCCGGCGGCCCCGGGGTACTCTTCTCTTCGGACACCGTGCGGTCGCGTCTGCGATCGTGCGACGTTCACCTGATCTGTTCCACCCAAGACCGTTGGTCATCGTGATCTCCGAAGAGGTTCGCCTCGTCGGAGATGGCGATTGAAGGTCCGGCCGAGCCGGCGACCCACGCAGGAGGACGAGGACCAGGGATACGTGTTGCTGACTCTCTCCGAGTCGCGCCGCCCGCATTCCGACGCCCCGTGTGCCCTGCACCGGGGCGTTTCTGCTTGTTCGGGCCGGGCCGACTCGACGCAACGAGAGGAGGCGAAGTATGGCAAAGGCTGAGAAGGTATCCGCGGTCGCGGAGATCTCCGAGCAGTTCAAGGGCGCCACGGCGGCCGTCGTCACGGAATACCGTGGCTTGTCGGTCACCCGTCTGACGGAGCTCCGTCGGGCCCTCGGTACCGGAGCTACGTACTCCGTCGCCAAGAACACCCTGGTCAAGCGTGCCGCAGCTGATGCGGGCATCGAAGGCCTCGACGACTTGTTCGTCGGTCCGACCGCCATCGCATTCATCGATGGTGAGCCGGTCGACGCTGCCA
This window harbors:
- the hadB gene encoding (3R)-hydroxyacyl-ACP dehydratase subunit HadB, which produces MTRKQFDQVTVGDDLPERTYELTRGDLVNYSGVSGDPNPIHWSDPVARTLAGLSDVVAHGMLTMGLGAGFVTDWSGDPGAITEYNVRFTSPVLVKETEPAKVDFTGRIKSVDADTRKAVVAITAKYEGKKIFGRAVATVQLA
- the secE gene encoding preprotein translocase subunit SecE, which produces MSDQRGARDSSSDGSEDLGADDAVVADDAAAAHDAAGSSRPSGKRAARRTRSADDAPSLIKDGAKTTAGKSVATASRVEGRTRAEATPKMNIFKRLRKFLREVVAELRKVIWPNRKQMVTYTAVVLVFVTFMVAYISGLDLAFIRGVQWLFG
- the nusG gene encoding transcription termination/antitermination protein NusG; translated protein: MSTPHNDATEVAAYDAQVEATKQGLEAEQAAQDRETDEAIAADVAAATGDTDESETVDADADAVVADDAPIDAEPVDPVAEMKAALRRAPGDWYVIHSYAGYENKVKTNLETRVQNLDVGDYIFQVEVPTEEVTEIKNGQRKQVNRKVLPGYILVRMELNDESWGAVRNTPGVTGFVGATSRPSPLTINEVVKFLMPQEDKKKATAGATTGAEGAGETSSKPTIEVDFEVGESVTVMDGPFATLPASISEVNAEQQKLKVLVSIFGRETPVELGFTQVAKI
- the rplK gene encoding 50S ribosomal protein L11, producing MPPKKKKLAGIIKLQIQAGQANPAPPVGPALGQHGVNIMEFCKAYNAATESQRGNVVPVEISVYEDRTFDFKLKTPPAAKLLLKAAGVAKGSGEPHKTKVATVTMDQVREIAKTKAEDLNANDIDQAAKIIAGTARSMGITVEG
- the rplA gene encoding 50S ribosomal protein L1, which encodes MAKRSKAYEAAAAKIDQDQLYSPLSAAKLAKDTASSKFDPTVEVAMRLGVDPRKADQMVRGTVNLPHGTGKTARVIVFAAGAKADEAVAAGADEVGAEDLIERIQGGWLEFDAAIATPDQMAKVGRIARVLGPRGLMPNPKTGTVTNDVTKAVGDIKGGKINFRVDKQANLHFVIGKASFDDAKLVENYGAALDEILRAKPSSAKGRYVKKITVSTTTGPGIPVDPNRTRNLLEDDATA
- a CDS encoding alpha/beta fold hydrolase; its protein translation is MGDIENPPILLVMGLGCQLLTWSMPFCRKLINAGYRVIRFDNRDIGLSGKLDGQRVTGNILLRLVRHELGQSSSVPYTVVDMAEDTVGLLDHLGIESAHIVGASMGGMITQVVAGSHPERIRSVSILFSSTNEAFLPPPDVRALAPLLKPPPKNATREQIIEHQATTFQTIGSKQFPTTRDERVADATEAYDRGYYPAGIVRQLAAITGTGSLAKYTKRITAPTVVIHGTADPLVRPAGGKAIARHVVGSELVLVDGMAHDIPNALVDRVVDTILTNVAKA
- a CDS encoding CocE/NonD family hydrolase; its protein translation is MTTTSAHALVQPEHVVSPFHRDPTGGADGRAWAELVESTPEFPRVHIDRGAAVTMTDGAVLRAIVVSPADASGRSVSSRFPVVLNITPYNSVLLDSIDALLAAPVLGPALRRVSRSVDLSGTPFDGISEITRVVAGGAADLLTVNRHLVRSGYVQVIIDARGTGSSSGVWDTLGPREQLDTLEILEWIRASPWCDGRVGMAGISYSAINSLQAAAAGSAGPDAVFAVEGSEDIVREIFATGGAPSLFIPLWLTAVNTLKWVPAVQILRRGGVGWLADRIRSPATNISNLVNGFLTGSDPRIYDDPSFDTIDPTIEDIAVPTFLYGCWHDIFGGAAPDMYNRLTVERGRKQLLVGDGYHGNPGIGFGEPGFPPRLDVLERAWFDKWLRGIDNGIDRYGPVTLRQQGGGWEAHGRFPAPAAVARRLYLSADSSGTASHSRHDGSLHFEAPTDTARLTVKPGFRTVVSRDTTQVLAGVPAVLGGGFTYDNRFAEGDALTFTTPPVMTTVVYSGPANVHVRTVARARESMWAVMLCDVAPDGTPTVLTNGALLASRRAIDDEESIRTESGDYLVAHHPLTRESLLPVVPGEPIVLDIELLSTEAVLHPGHRLRLDIFAADAPRFVPILPDRLRTRWRAQDVDLDPTDPSFITLPLLGEPGW